In candidate division WOR-3 bacterium, the sequence TAGCCGTTCCCAACGTGACCGAGGTCGCGAAGTTCTATGAGGAGAAGCTGGGCTTGAAGCTGGTTGGCCGTGAGGACGTGGCGGGCTCAAAGGTCACGGTCGGTTTCATCCCTGTAGGGGAGACCCGCCTCGAACTCGTTCAGCCCGCCTCTCCGGACTCGCCCATCTCCAAGTTCCTTGAGACGCGTGGGCCGGGTCTGCAGCATGTTTGCTTTGAGGTGGACGACATCGCGGCCGAGCTGCAGCGGCTGGAAGCGGCCGGAGTGAGGCTGATTGACAAGATACCGCGTCCGGGAGCGCATGGGACGATGGTGGGCTTCATTCATCCCTCGGCAACAGGCGGAGTGCTGGTGGAATTGAGCGAACAGAAGTAGACAGTGGAATTCAAGGACTACTACGAGGTGCTTGGTGTGCCCAAGGACGCGGACGAGAAGGCCATCAAGGCTGCGTACCGGAAGCTGGCGCGCAAGTATCACCCTGATGTC encodes:
- the mce gene encoding methylmalonyl-CoA epimerase, translating into MVRKVSHIAIAVPNVTEVAKFYEEKLGLKLVGREDVAGSKVTVGFIPVGETRLELVQPASPDSPISKFLETRGPGLQHVCFEVDDIAAELQRLEAAGVRLIDKIPRPGAHGTMVGFIHPSATGGVLVELSEQK